The following are encoded in a window of Polynucleobacter sp. AP-Kolm-20A-A1 genomic DNA:
- a CDS encoding APC family permease — protein MNSALLKTASKHGKAIGLFSATALGIGGMMGAGLFSLLGTASMHAGTHIPLAFLIGAIAASFSVYSYAKLGATFPSSGGAATFTVMSFGPGVIAGGLNNFQYIAYLIAAALYAAGFSEYTNTLLGGSLSPTEVKMVGAGIVVLCAGINVLGTNFVGRAETLAIGFVTIALLLYSIEGIHVADISAFKSAGGSINGIAIATGILYINYQGFGVVTNSSNAMQKPQKELPLAMFSALILVTIAYVLVSSTTVLLLPPEQMQQFNGHVLANAAQIVAGKMGFAVIGAAALLACAAALNATIFAASNIAADMVSKTSISQMLGQTILKTRTGALSASALFVTILVLIFPLDIVGQMASLAFLLVYAAITYGHLKVRKKTGARQWPLWTAIIINLYLFVTLLVSVIENAPGSAIALIGALIGSFALEAFYTKFLKKKFGA, from the coding sequence GTGAATTCAGCGCTCTTAAAGACAGCAAGTAAGCACGGCAAGGCTATTGGCCTTTTTTCCGCTACCGCCTTGGGCATAGGCGGCATGATGGGTGCCGGCCTCTTCTCTCTACTTGGCACAGCCAGCATGCATGCTGGAACACATATTCCCCTGGCTTTTCTGATTGGCGCCATTGCAGCCTCATTCTCTGTTTACTCATACGCCAAATTAGGCGCCACATTTCCAAGTAGTGGCGGCGCTGCTACTTTTACTGTCATGAGTTTTGGGCCCGGCGTTATTGCGGGCGGCCTGAATAATTTTCAATACATTGCGTATTTAATTGCTGCCGCTCTTTATGCTGCCGGGTTTTCTGAATACACCAATACACTGCTTGGTGGCAGTCTTTCGCCAACTGAAGTGAAAATGGTCGGCGCTGGTATCGTAGTTTTGTGTGCCGGCATCAATGTACTTGGCACCAATTTTGTCGGTCGCGCTGAAACACTGGCTATCGGCTTTGTCACTATCGCTCTCTTACTGTATTCAATTGAGGGTATCCACGTTGCCGATATCAGCGCGTTTAAATCCGCTGGCGGATCCATCAACGGCATAGCGATTGCTACCGGCATTCTGTATATCAACTATCAAGGTTTTGGCGTAGTGACGAATTCATCAAACGCCATGCAAAAACCCCAAAAGGAACTGCCGCTTGCGATGTTTTCCGCTTTGATATTGGTGACGATTGCCTATGTATTAGTAAGTAGCACAACAGTCCTACTGTTGCCACCAGAACAGATGCAGCAATTTAATGGTCATGTTCTTGCAAATGCAGCGCAGATCGTTGCAGGTAAGATGGGGTTTGCCGTGATTGGCGCAGCAGCATTGCTCGCCTGCGCAGCAGCACTCAATGCCACGATTTTTGCCGCCTCTAATATTGCAGCCGATATGGTGAGCAAAACTTCAATCTCTCAAATGCTGGGCCAAACGATTCTCAAAACACGGACAGGCGCACTCAGCGCATCCGCCCTCTTTGTGACCATCTTGGTGTTGATATTTCCGCTCGATATCGTTGGGCAGATGGCCAGCCTAGCATTCTTATTGGTCTATGCCGCCATTACCTATGGTCATCTGAAGGTTCGCAAGAAGACTGGCGCTAGACAATGGCCGCTCTGGACAGCCATCATTATCAATCTCTACTTATTTGTTACGCTTTTGGTGAGCGTTATTGAAAATGCTCCTGGCAGCGCAATTGCATTGATTGGCGCCCTCATCGGCTCCTTTGCACTAGAAGCTTTTTACACAAAATTTCTGAAAAAGAAATTTGGTGCCTAG